In Janibacter sp. CX7, a single genomic region encodes these proteins:
- the pyrR gene encoding bifunctional pyr operon transcriptional regulator/uracil phosphoribosyltransferase PyrR, whose amino-acid sequence MCPDTPPEDGQQPPAREVMSTSDVGRALRRIAHEIVERNKGAADVVLLGIPSRGVELAHRLADLVAEIEGSSVPVGSLDVTMYRDDLRARPTRAPQQTTFPASGVDDKIVVLVDDVLYSGRTVRAALDALADYGRPRAVRLAVLVDRGHRELPIRADHVGKNLPTSQAERVTVRLAEHDGVDDAVTISGGGER is encoded by the coding sequence ATGTGTCCGGACACGCCCCCAGAGGACGGCCAGCAGCCGCCCGCCCGTGAGGTCATGAGCACCTCCGACGTCGGCAGAGCGCTGCGCCGCATCGCCCACGAGATCGTCGAGCGCAACAAGGGGGCCGCGGACGTCGTCCTGCTCGGCATCCCCAGTCGCGGCGTCGAGCTCGCCCACCGCCTCGCCGACCTCGTCGCCGAGATCGAGGGCAGCTCCGTGCCGGTCGGCTCCCTCGACGTCACGATGTACCGCGACGACCTGCGCGCGCGGCCCACGCGGGCGCCGCAGCAGACGACCTTCCCCGCCTCCGGGGTCGACGACAAGATCGTCGTCCTCGTCGACGACGTGCTCTACTCCGGCCGCACCGTGCGCGCGGCCCTCGACGCGCTCGCCGACTACGGCCGCCCCCGCGCGGTGCGGCTGGCGGTCCTCGTCGACCGTGGCCACCGCGAGCTGCCGATCCGCGCGGACCACGTCGGCAAGAACCTGCCGACCTCCCAGGCCGAGCGGGTCACCGTGCGCCTGGCGGA